A single window of Nicotiana sylvestris chromosome 5, ASM39365v2, whole genome shotgun sequence DNA harbors:
- the LOC104230809 gene encoding protein yippee-like isoform X1, which yields MGRLFVLTLEGKIYSCKHCGTHLALSESIVSKSFHCRHGKAYLFSKVVNVTSGEIENRIMMTGMHTVADIFCVCCGSIVGWKYETAHEKSQKYKEGKSVLERFKISGPDGSHYWASHETHVAGSDADDV from the exons ATGGGGAGACTATTTGTGTTGACTCTTGAAGGCAAGATCTATAGCTGCAAGCACTGTGGAACTCATCTTGCTCTTTCTGAAAGCATCGTTTCTAAG TCTTTCCACTGCCGACATGGGAAGGCTTATCTCTTCAGTAAGGT AGTGAATGTCACTTCTGGCGAGATAGAGAATAGAATCATGATGACTGGTATGCACACTGTGGCCGACATTTTCTGCGTCTGTTGTGGGTCAATTGTTGGATGGAAATAT GAGACCGCCCATGAGAAGAGCCAAAAGTACAAAGAAGGAAAATCCGTGCTTGAGCG GTTTAAGATTTCTGGCCCTGATGGAAGCCATTACTGGGCCAGTCATGAAACTCATGTTGCAGGAAGTGATGCTGATGATGTTTGA
- the LOC104230809 gene encoding protein yippee-like isoform X2 — translation MLGMELNDDYTSFHCRHGKAYLFSKVVNVTSGEIENRIMMTGMHTVADIFCVCCGSIVGWKYETAHEKSQKYKEGKSVLERFKISGPDGSHYWASHETHVAGSDADDV, via the exons ATGCTTGGAATGGAACTAAATGATGATTACACG TCTTTCCACTGCCGACATGGGAAGGCTTATCTCTTCAGTAAGGT AGTGAATGTCACTTCTGGCGAGATAGAGAATAGAATCATGATGACTGGTATGCACACTGTGGCCGACATTTTCTGCGTCTGTTGTGGGTCAATTGTTGGATGGAAATAT GAGACCGCCCATGAGAAGAGCCAAAAGTACAAAGAAGGAAAATCCGTGCTTGAGCG GTTTAAGATTTCTGGCCCTGATGGAAGCCATTACTGGGCCAGTCATGAAACTCATGTTGCAGGAAGTGATGCTGATGATGTTTGA